In Rouxiella sp. WC2420, the following proteins share a genomic window:
- a CDS encoding alpha-D-ribose 1-methylphosphonate 5-phosphate C-P-lyase PhnJ, whose protein sequence is MKNNNATATGYNQGYLDEQTKRMIRRAILKAVAIPGYQVPFAGREMPMPYGWGTGGIQITASVIGQQDVLKVIDQGADDTTNAVSIRRFFKNVAGAETTEKTRDATLIQTRHRIPETPLAEDQILIFQVPIPEPLRFIEPRETETRKMHALEEYGVMQVKLYEDIARFGHIATTYAYPVKVNDRYVMDPSPIPKFDNPKMHMMPALQLFGAGREKRIYALPPFTKVESLDFEDHPFTVQKWDQPCAICGSHDSYLDEVVLDDLGNRMFVCSDTDYCAEQVATASSHEVNNQ, encoded by the coding sequence ATGAAAAATAATAACGCCACGGCGACCGGCTACAACCAAGGTTATCTGGATGAACAAACCAAGCGCATGATCCGACGGGCAATATTGAAAGCGGTAGCGATCCCCGGTTATCAGGTCCCGTTTGCCGGACGTGAAATGCCAATGCCTTACGGCTGGGGCACTGGCGGGATCCAGATTACCGCCAGCGTGATCGGCCAGCAGGACGTGTTGAAAGTTATCGATCAGGGCGCAGACGACACCACCAACGCCGTGTCGATCCGCCGCTTCTTTAAAAATGTCGCCGGTGCCGAGACCACTGAAAAAACCCGTGACGCCACGCTGATCCAGACCCGTCACCGCATTCCCGAAACGCCTCTGGCTGAAGATCAGATCCTGATATTCCAGGTACCAATCCCCGAGCCATTGCGCTTTATCGAGCCGCGCGAAACCGAAACGCGAAAAATGCACGCGCTGGAGGAATACGGTGTGATGCAGGTGAAGCTTTACGAAGACATCGCCCGCTTCGGCCATATCGCCACCACCTATGCCTATCCGGTAAAGGTTAACGATCGCTACGTGATGGATCCTTCGCCGATCCCAAAATTCGACAACCCGAAGATGCACATGATGCCTGCGTTACAACTATTTGGGGCCGGTCGTGAAAAGCGCATCTACGCGCTGCCGCCGTTTACCAAAGTCGAAAGCCTGGATTTTGAAGATCACCCGTTCACGGTGCAGAAATGGGATCAGCCGTGTGCCATCTGCGGATCGCACGACAGCTATCTCGACGAGGTGGTGCTCGACGATCTCGGCAACAGAATGTTTGTCTGTTCCGATACCGACTACTGCGCCGAGCAGGTTGCAACCGCATCTTCACACGAGGTCAATAATCAATGA
- the phnH gene encoding phosphonate C-P lyase system protein PhnH, translating into MSLVASFQSPVADAQYSFRRILKALSEPGSIVTLPTMPGFGVLGSASACVLLTLIDQDTPLWIGPQINDEVLRQNLRFHTGAVLTDDPRSVSFALVEGSLDSATLLAFPCGDEMSPELATTVIVQLESLDGGQPLRLRGPGIEQEHIVSPLLPECVSHYLVNRPHRFPLGLDFMFTCGEQLLALPRTTRVEAS; encoded by the coding sequence ATGTCACTTGTTGCCAGTTTTCAAAGTCCGGTTGCCGATGCGCAATACAGTTTTCGTCGTATTCTCAAAGCATTAAGCGAACCAGGCTCAATAGTTACCCTGCCGACCATGCCAGGATTTGGCGTGCTGGGTTCCGCCAGTGCCTGTGTGTTGCTAACCCTTATCGATCAGGATACGCCGCTGTGGATAGGCCCACAGATTAACGACGAGGTTCTGCGCCAGAACCTGCGTTTTCACACCGGTGCCGTGCTAACCGACGATCCGCGCAGTGTCAGTTTTGCGCTGGTCGAAGGATCGCTCGACAGCGCCACTTTGCTAGCCTTCCCCTGCGGCGACGAAATGTCTCCCGAGCTGGCAACTACCGTGATTGTGCAGCTTGAATCACTCGACGGCGGTCAGCCTCTGCGCCTGCGCGGGCCCGGTATCGAGCAGGAACACATCGTTTCTCCGCTGCTGCCCGAATGTGTCTCTCACTATCTTGTCAACCGCCCGCACCGCTTCCCGCTGGGGCTGGATTTTATGTTTACCTGCGGTGAGCAGCTGCTTGCCTTGCCGCGCACCACACGCGTGGAGGCCAGCTAA
- the phnG gene encoding phosphonate C-P lyase system protein PhnG, whose translation MDALQTRQRWMSVLAHSQPSELLEHWQPLNLSPTFECLRPAETGLTQLQARMGGTGKRFVMGDMTVTRAVVQLESGVYGYSYVRGRDKAHAELCAVIDALLQVSGMEELIHKRVIAPLAASQQARREQRAREIASSRVDFFTLVRGE comes from the coding sequence ATGGACGCCTTACAAACTCGTCAACGCTGGATGTCGGTGTTGGCTCATAGCCAGCCATCAGAGCTGCTTGAACACTGGCAGCCGTTGAATCTTAGTCCGACTTTTGAATGTTTACGGCCGGCAGAAACCGGTCTGACCCAGCTCCAGGCGCGGATGGGCGGCACCGGAAAACGCTTCGTAATGGGTGATATGACCGTCACCCGTGCCGTGGTGCAACTTGAGTCCGGCGTTTACGGCTACAGCTATGTGCGCGGTCGCGACAAAGCCCACGCCGAACTCTGCGCTGTGATCGATGCCCTGCTGCAAGTGTCCGGTATGGAAGAGTTAATCCACAAACGCGTGATTGCGCCTCTGGCCGCCAGCCAGCAGGCTCGTCGTGAACAACGCGCCCGTGAGATTGCCTCTAGCCGTGTCGATTTCTTCACTCTGGTTCGCGGAGAATAA
- the nrdG gene encoding anaerobic ribonucleoside-triphosphate reductase-activating protein translates to MNYHQYHPIDVVNGPGTRCTLFVSGCVHQCRGCYNQSTWRLDSGLPFTLALENQIIADLQDTAIPRQGLSLSGGDPLHPQNLSAVKRLVQRINCECPGKDIWLWTGYCLNELSLEQWKIVGEISVLIDGRFIQELRDPSLIWRGSSNQDIHVLR, encoded by the coding sequence ATGAATTATCATCAGTATCATCCTATCGACGTTGTCAACGGGCCGGGTACGCGCTGCACGCTGTTCGTTTCTGGCTGCGTTCATCAATGTCGCGGGTGCTATAACCAGAGTACCTGGCGGCTAGACTCGGGCCTGCCTTTTACGCTGGCGCTGGAAAACCAGATCATTGCCGATTTACAAGATACGGCCATTCCGCGACAGGGGCTATCACTCTCCGGCGGTGACCCTTTGCATCCGCAAAATCTGTCGGCGGTTAAGCGGCTGGTGCAAAGAATTAATTGTGAATGCCCCGGAAAAGATATTTGGCTATGGACCGGTTACTGCCTGAATGAACTTAGCCTTGAACAATGGAAAATTGTCGGCGAAATAAGCGTATTAATTGATGGAAGGTTTATTCAGGAACTGCGCGACCCGTCGCTTATATGGCGCGGCAGCAGTAATCAGGATATTCACGTTTTGCGTTAG
- the phnK gene encoding phosphonate C-P lyase system protein PhnK, translated as MNPVNSSATPLLSVENLTHLYAPGKGFSDVSFQLYPGEVLGIVGESGSGKTTLLQSISARLAPQQGQVIYNNGVQPSQSLYQMPESDRRRLLRTDWGVVHQHPMDGLRRQVSAGGNIGERLMAIGERNYSRIRQEASQWLEDVEIPVSRLDDLPTTFSGGMQQRLQIARNLVTHPRLVFMDEPTGGLDVSVQARLLDLLRTLVVEMQLAVVIVTHDLGVARLLAHRLLVMKQGQVVESGLTDRVLDDPHHPYTQLLVSSVLS; from the coding sequence ATGAATCCGGTCAACTCTTCAGCCACGCCGCTGCTCAGCGTAGAAAACCTGACCCATCTTTATGCACCGGGCAAAGGTTTTAGCGACGTGTCTTTCCAGCTTTATCCTGGCGAAGTGCTGGGCATTGTCGGTGAATCCGGCTCGGGTAAAACCACTTTGCTGCAATCGATTTCTGCCCGTCTTGCACCGCAGCAGGGCCAGGTGATTTACAACAACGGCGTGCAGCCTTCGCAGTCTTTATACCAGATGCCGGAAAGCGATCGCCGTCGCCTGCTGCGCACCGACTGGGGCGTAGTTCATCAGCATCCGATGGATGGCTTGCGTCGTCAGGTTTCTGCCGGGGGCAATATCGGCGAACGCCTGATGGCTATCGGTGAACGTAATTACTCGCGCATTCGTCAGGAAGCCAGTCAGTGGCTGGAAGATGTCGAGATCCCGGTTTCACGCCTCGACGATCTGCCGACCACCTTTTCCGGCGGTATGCAGCAGCGCCTGCAAATCGCCCGCAATTTAGTGACCCATCCTCGTTTGGTATTTATGGATGAACCAACCGGTGGGCTGGACGTATCCGTGCAGGCGCGCCTGCTGGATCTGCTGCGCACGCTGGTGGTGGAAATGCAGCTTGCGGTGGTAATTGTGACCCATGATTTAGGCGTAGCGCGACTGCTGGCGCACCGTTTGCTGGTGATGAAACAGGGTCAAGTGGTGGAAAGTGGGCTGACCGATCGGGTTCTCGACGATCCGCATCATCCTTATACCCAGCTGCTCGTTTCTTCCGTTTTGTCCTGA
- the phnF gene encoding phosphonate metabolism transcriptional regulator PhnF, giving the protein MMDLSRHPTTYPTRYQQIAAQLEQELRNTYRCGDYLPPENQLADRFQVNRHTLRRAVDELVERGWLQRRQGVGTLVLMRPYDYPLHSQARFSQNLLDQGSHPTSERLLGVLRPCVEHVASAIGREEGDTVIHLRTLRRVNNVPVCVIDHYLPDLDWWPTLQNFHSGSLHDFIRSEIHQPLSRHTTRISARRALAKESKLLEIVPQAPLLCVRTLNTCDSNGSVAEYSVSLTRADMIELTMEH; this is encoded by the coding sequence ATGATGGACTTATCTAGACATCCGACCACTTATCCTACCCGCTATCAACAGATTGCTGCCCAGCTGGAACAAGAGCTGCGCAACACCTACCGCTGCGGCGATTATCTGCCACCGGAAAATCAGCTTGCCGATCGTTTTCAGGTTAACCGCCATACCCTGCGTCGCGCGGTTGACGAGCTGGTCGAGCGCGGCTGGCTGCAGCGTCGTCAGGGCGTAGGTACGCTGGTGTTGATGCGCCCATATGATTACCCGCTGCATTCTCAGGCGCGATTCAGCCAGAACCTGCTGGATCAGGGCAGTCATCCTACCAGCGAACGCCTGCTCGGCGTGCTGCGCCCGTGTGTCGAACATGTCGCCAGCGCCATTGGTCGTGAAGAAGGTGACACGGTGATCCACCTGCGCACGCTGCGTCGGGTAAACAATGTGCCGGTCTGCGTGATCGACCATTATCTGCCTGATCTCGACTGGTGGCCCACATTACAGAATTTCCACAGCGGTTCGCTGCACGATTTTATACGTAGCGAGATACATCAGCCGTTGAGCCGCCACACCACCCGCATCAGCGCCCGCCGCGCATTGGCCAAAGAAAGCAAGCTGCTGGAAATAGTGCCGCAGGCACCGCTGCTGTGCGTACGTACCCTCAACACCTGTGATAGCAACGGTAGCGTGGCGGAATATTCCGTCAGTCTCACGCGCGCTGACATGATTGAACTCACCATGGAGCACTAA
- the phnL gene encoding phosphonate C-P lyase system protein PhnL: MTTRLRVENLSKTFVLHNQQGIKLPVFHNASLEVNAGECVVLHGHSGSGKSTLLRSLYGNYLPDSGHIWVKHQDQWVDMVNAQAREILDVRRHSVGWVSQFLRVIPRISALNLVMQPLVELGIGKPEAEQRAGELLQHLNVPQRLWQLAPSTFSGGEQQRVNIARGFIVDYPVLLLDEPTASLDATNRAAVVTLIEKAKARGAAVVGIFHDEDVRERVADRLHVMTPELANAENLA, translated from the coding sequence ATGACAACCAGACTCCGGGTCGAAAATCTGAGTAAAACCTTTGTTTTACACAACCAGCAGGGGATCAAACTGCCGGTGTTTCATAACGCCAGTCTTGAAGTAAACGCAGGGGAATGCGTGGTGCTGCACGGCCATTCCGGCAGCGGGAAATCCACTCTTTTGCGGTCACTTTACGGTAATTATCTGCCGGACAGCGGCCACATTTGGGTCAAACATCAGGATCAATGGGTCGATATGGTCAACGCCCAGGCTCGCGAAATCCTTGACGTGCGCCGACACAGTGTCGGCTGGGTAAGTCAGTTTCTGCGCGTTATCCCGCGTATCAGCGCGCTGAATCTTGTCATGCAGCCGCTGGTCGAATTGGGTATTGGCAAGCCAGAAGCCGAGCAGCGCGCGGGTGAACTTTTACAACATTTGAACGTGCCGCAGCGCCTGTGGCAGCTCGCGCCTTCAACCTTTTCCGGCGGTGAACAGCAGCGAGTAAACATTGCGCGCGGGTTTATTGTCGACTATCCGGTGTTGCTGCTTGATGAACCCACCGCCTCGCTAGACGCCACCAATCGTGCGGCGGTGGTGACACTGATTGAAAAAGCTAAAGCACGCGGCGCGGCGGTGGTGGGTATTTTCCATGATGAAGACGTTCGTGAGCGCGTGGCCGACCGGCTGCACGTGATGACCCCGGAATTGGCTAACGCGGAGAATCTGGCATGA
- a CDS encoding carbon-phosphorus lyase complex subunit PhnI: MYVAVKGGEKAIEAAHELLAHQRRGDTQIFEIQADQIEQQLGLAVDRVMSEGGIYDPQLAALAIKQSSGDLVEAIFLLRAYRTTLPRLAVSQPLNTANMRLERRVSAIYKDLPGGQVLGPTYDYTHRLLDFALLAEGLDPQAPIADEMLPESCSHVFEMLANQQLAAREEDDGSEPDDITRTPPVYPASRAARLQQLVRGDEGFLLSLSYSTQRGYGRNHPFAGEIRTGWLTVEIVPEELGFAIDIGEILLTECEMVNGFITPQDKPPHFTRGYGLVFGRAERKAMSMSLVDRALQAPEYNEQVRSPAQDEEFVLSHADNVEAAGFVSHLKLPHYVDFQAELELLQRLREQRAAADKDIANEK, encoded by the coding sequence ATGTACGTTGCCGTTAAAGGGGGCGAAAAGGCTATCGAGGCCGCCCATGAACTGCTGGCGCACCAACGCCGTGGCGATACGCAGATTTTTGAGATCCAGGCCGATCAGATCGAGCAACAGCTGGGTCTGGCGGTAGATCGAGTGATGAGCGAGGGCGGGATTTACGATCCACAACTGGCCGCGCTGGCTATCAAGCAGTCTTCAGGGGATCTGGTCGAAGCGATTTTTCTGCTGCGTGCCTATCGAACTACCCTGCCGCGCCTCGCTGTCAGTCAGCCGCTGAACACCGCCAATATGCGTCTCGAGCGCCGCGTCTCTGCCATCTACAAAGATTTGCCCGGCGGACAGGTGCTTGGCCCGACCTATGACTATACCCATCGCCTGCTGGACTTTGCGCTACTGGCTGAAGGATTGGACCCGCAGGCGCCGATAGCAGACGAAATGCTGCCCGAATCTTGCAGTCATGTCTTCGAAATGCTGGCGAATCAACAGCTCGCAGCGCGCGAAGAAGATGACGGCAGCGAGCCAGATGATATTACCCGCACGCCGCCAGTTTACCCCGCCAGTCGTGCTGCTCGCCTGCAACAGCTGGTGCGCGGTGACGAAGGCTTCCTGCTGTCGTTGAGTTATTCCACCCAGCGCGGTTATGGCCGTAATCACCCCTTTGCCGGTGAAATTCGTACCGGTTGGCTGACGGTGGAAATCGTGCCGGAAGAGCTGGGTTTTGCCATCGATATTGGCGAGATTCTGTTGACCGAATGCGAAATGGTTAACGGTTTTATCACTCCGCAAGACAAGCCGCCGCACTTCACTCGCGGCTATGGATTAGTGTTTGGTCGTGCAGAGCGCAAGGCGATGTCGATGTCACTGGTAGACCGCGCCCTGCAAGCGCCCGAATACAACGAACAGGTGCGTAGCCCGGCTCAGGACGAAGAATTTGTCTTGTCGCATGCCGACAACGTCGAGGCCGCCGGTTTCGTCTCACACTTGAAACTTCCCCATTACGTCGATTTCCAGGCCGAGCTTGAGCTGTTGCAGCGCTTGCGTGAACAGCGTGCCGCCGCGGACAAGGATATTGCCAATGAAAAATAA
- the phnM gene encoding alpha-D-ribose 1-methylphosphonate 5-triphosphate diphosphatase: protein MIINNVNLVLAHETVKGSIEIKEGIISSFTDSSSQLPQAVNAEGSWLMPGFVELHTDNLDKFFTPRPKVDWPAHSAMSSHDALMVASGITTVLDAVAVGDVRDGGHRLENLMKMIDAVINSQKAGLNRAEHRLHLRCELPHSSTLPLFEELMHKPGVSLVSLMDHSPGQRQFSTPQKYREYYQGKYQLNDEQMEEFQAAQIANSLRWAQPNRLAIATHCRQLGIALASHDDATSAHVAESKELGSVIAEFPTTEEAARASHAEGLQVLMGAPNIVRGGSHSGNVAAKQLASLGLLDILSSDYYPASLLDAVFRIANDESNAFSLSQAVALVTRNPASALGLEDRGEIAEGKRADLVLARAHEHHHYVQNVWRQGIQVF from the coding sequence ATGATTATCAATAACGTCAATCTAGTGTTGGCGCATGAAACAGTTAAAGGTTCTATCGAGATAAAAGAGGGGATCATTTCTTCTTTCACTGATAGCTCCAGTCAGTTGCCGCAGGCGGTGAACGCTGAAGGTTCGTGGCTCATGCCCGGTTTTGTCGAGCTGCATACCGATAATCTGGATAAGTTTTTCACCCCGCGTCCCAAGGTTGACTGGCCTGCACATTCGGCCATGAGCAGCCACGATGCGCTGATGGTGGCGAGCGGTATTACCACCGTGCTGGACGCCGTTGCGGTGGGTGACGTTCGCGACGGTGGCCATCGTCTGGAAAACCTGATGAAAATGATCGACGCGGTCATTAATAGCCAAAAAGCCGGTCTTAATCGCGCCGAACATCGCTTGCATCTGCGCTGCGAGCTGCCGCACTCGTCAACGCTGCCGCTGTTTGAAGAATTGATGCACAAGCCGGGCGTTTCGCTGGTTTCGCTGATGGACCATTCCCCGGGCCAGCGCCAGTTTTCGACCCCGCAGAAATATCGCGAATACTATCAGGGCAAATATCAGCTTAACGATGAGCAGATGGAAGAGTTTCAGGCGGCGCAAATCGCCAACTCACTGCGCTGGGCTCAGCCCAATCGTCTGGCCATTGCCACACACTGCCGCCAGTTGGGCATTGCCTTAGCCAGCCACGATGACGCTACCTCGGCGCACGTCGCCGAATCGAAAGAGTTAGGCAGCGTGATTGCCGAATTCCCGACCACCGAAGAAGCGGCACGGGCCTCGCACGCAGAAGGCCTGCAAGTGTTGATGGGCGCACCAAATATCGTGCGCGGCGGCTCGCATTCCGGCAATGTCGCAGCAAAACAGCTGGCATCATTGGGTCTGCTTGATATTCTCTCTTCTGACTATTATCCCGCCAGCTTGCTGGATGCCGTATTCCGCATTGCCAACGATGAAAGCAACGCCTTTAGCCTGTCGCAGGCAGTGGCGCTGGTCACGCGTAATCCGGCAAGCGCATTGGGACTTGAGGATCGCGGTGAGATTGCGGAGGGCAAGCGTGCAGATCTGGTGTTGGCACGCGCGCACGAGCATCATCACTATGTGCAAAATGTCTGGCGTCAGGGAATACAGGTATTCTGA
- the treB gene encoding PTS trehalose transporter subunit IIBC, whose protein sequence is MSKINQQDVERLLELVGGSENIASVTHCITRLRFALNDPAKAHPKQIEDLRMVKGCFTNAGQFQVVIGPEVDDYYQALIAISGKKSASKAETKAAARQNMNLFERVISHIAEIFFPLLPALISGGLILGFRNLIGDIPFDHGQSLANIYPLWKTVYDFLWLLGEAIFMFLPVAVCWSTVKKLGGTEILGIVLGITLVSPQLMNAYQLGQQTPEVWNFGWFTVEKVGYQAQVIPSMLVGIALVWIENGLKKIVPSYLQLVIVPVVSLLIAVFLAHTLIGPFGRTVGNGVAWVVKTAMTGSLAPIGATIFGFLYAPLVITGVHQTTLAIDMQMVQSTGGTPVWPLIALSNMAQASAVLGMVIISRKHNEREISVPATISAYLGVTEPALYGINLKYRFPMLCGMIGSALAALLCGLNGVTANGIGVGGLPAILSIKTQFWSLYGIAMLIAILVPLVLTIAVYKRKLKRGEFNN, encoded by the coding sequence ATGAGCAAAATAAACCAACAGGACGTTGAGCGCCTGCTCGAATTAGTCGGCGGCAGCGAAAATATCGCCTCCGTGACGCACTGTATTACCCGCCTGCGTTTTGCCCTTAACGATCCCGCCAAGGCCCATCCCAAACAGATTGAAGATCTGCGCATGGTCAAAGGCTGTTTCACCAATGCCGGGCAATTTCAGGTCGTCATCGGTCCAGAAGTTGACGATTATTATCAGGCGCTTATCGCCATTTCCGGGAAAAAAAGTGCCAGCAAGGCCGAGACCAAGGCGGCCGCACGACAAAATATGAATCTCTTTGAACGTGTGATCTCGCACATCGCCGAGATATTTTTCCCGCTGTTGCCAGCATTAATCAGCGGTGGCTTGATTCTCGGCTTTCGCAATCTTATCGGCGACATTCCGTTTGATCACGGGCAATCGCTGGCCAATATCTATCCGCTATGGAAAACCGTCTACGATTTCCTGTGGTTGCTCGGCGAAGCAATTTTTATGTTTCTGCCCGTGGCTGTGTGCTGGTCGACGGTAAAAAAGCTCGGCGGCACCGAGATTCTGGGGATTGTGCTGGGTATTACGCTGGTTTCGCCACAGCTTATGAATGCCTATCAGTTAGGGCAGCAAACGCCTGAAGTGTGGAATTTTGGCTGGTTTACCGTCGAGAAAGTGGGTTATCAGGCACAGGTTATTCCGTCGATGCTGGTCGGAATAGCGCTGGTGTGGATTGAGAACGGTCTAAAGAAAATAGTGCCTAGCTATCTGCAACTCGTGATTGTACCTGTCGTTTCGCTGTTAATTGCCGTTTTTCTGGCGCATACGCTGATTGGACCGTTTGGTCGTACAGTCGGTAATGGCGTAGCCTGGGTGGTGAAAACAGCGATGACCGGCAGCCTCGCGCCCATCGGTGCCACAATATTTGGCTTCTTGTATGCACCGCTGGTGATCACTGGCGTGCATCAAACCACGCTGGCTATCGATATGCAGATGGTGCAAAGCACAGGAGGTACGCCAGTCTGGCCACTAATCGCCCTCTCTAATATGGCGCAGGCCAGCGCGGTGCTCGGCATGGTAATTATCAGCCGTAAACATAACGAACGGGAGATCTCGGTGCCCGCCACCATCTCGGCCTATCTTGGCGTTACTGAACCGGCGCTGTACGGCATTAACCTTAAATATCGTTTCCCTATGCTGTGCGGCATGATCGGATCGGCCCTCGCTGCTCTTCTTTGCGGCTTAAACGGCGTGACCGCCAACGGTATCGGCGTCGGCGGCTTACCGGCAATCCTATCGATCAAGACCCAATTCTGGAGCCTGTATGGCATTGCAATGCTGATAGCCATACTGGTGCCGTTAGTGCTGACTATCGCCGTCTATAAACGCAAGCTTAAACGGGGAGAATTCAATAACTGA
- the nrdD gene encoding anaerobic ribonucleoside-triphosphate reductase encodes MGGRLYQEIRGLMEQSNPALLNENANKDSKVIPTQRDLLAGIVAKHYAREHILPDDVVQAHERGDIHYHDLDYSPFFPMFNCMLIDLKGMLNQGFKMGNAEIDTPKSISTATAVTAQIIAQVASHIYGGTTINRIDEILAPFVMQSFEKHKKTARQWAIADIESYARQLTEKECYDAFQSLEYEVNTLHTANGQTPFVTFGFGLGTGWASRLIQQSILRNRIAGLGKNSKTAVFPKLVFAIREGLNHKAGDENYDIKQLALECASKRMYPDILNYDQVVRVTGSFKTPMGCRSFLGVYEENGEQIHEGRNNIGVISLNLPRIALQAKGDENAFWALLDQRLLLAKKALMTRIARLDGVKARVAPILYMEGACGVRLRADDDISEIFKHGRASISLGYIGVHETVNALFGNEIHLYDSAALRDKALAIVARLKAATESWKRETGYGFSLYSTPSENLCNRFCRLDSAEFGVIPGVTDKGYYTNSFHLDVEKRVNPYQKLDFEAPYPPVSDGGFICYGEYPNLQHNLQALEDVWDYSYSRVPYYGTNTPIDECYECGFTGEFSCTSKGFTCPKCGNHDASRVSVTRRVCGYLGSPDARPFNAGKQEEVKRRVKHLSVGKLR; translated from the coding sequence ATGGGCGGCCGCCTTTATCAGGAAATTCGCGGCTTGATGGAGCAGAGCAATCCGGCGCTGCTAAACGAAAATGCCAACAAAGACAGCAAGGTAATTCCCACTCAGCGGGATTTGCTAGCCGGTATCGTCGCCAAACACTACGCCCGCGAGCACATTTTGCCGGACGATGTCGTGCAGGCACATGAGCGCGGCGATATTCACTATCACGATTTAGATTACTCACCTTTTTTCCCGATGTTCAATTGCATGCTGATCGACCTCAAAGGCATGCTGAATCAGGGATTCAAAATGGGTAACGCTGAAATTGATACACCAAAATCAATCTCGACCGCCACTGCCGTAACCGCGCAGATCATTGCTCAGGTTGCCAGCCACATTTACGGCGGCACCACCATTAATCGCATTGATGAAATCCTCGCGCCGTTCGTGATGCAAAGCTTTGAGAAGCATAAAAAAACGGCTCGACAGTGGGCGATTGCCGATATTGAGTCCTATGCACGCCAGCTCACCGAGAAAGAGTGTTATGACGCTTTCCAGTCGCTGGAATATGAAGTCAACACCCTGCACACTGCCAATGGCCAGACGCCTTTTGTGACCTTTGGTTTTGGGCTTGGAACCGGCTGGGCGTCGCGGCTGATCCAGCAGTCTATTCTGCGCAACCGCATTGCCGGTCTCGGTAAGAACAGTAAAACGGCGGTATTTCCCAAGCTGGTATTTGCCATCCGTGAAGGCCTCAATCACAAGGCCGGAGATGAAAATTACGATATCAAACAGCTGGCATTAGAATGTGCCAGCAAGCGCATGTACCCCGATATTCTCAATTATGATCAGGTGGTTAGAGTTACCGGCTCCTTTAAAACGCCGATGGGATGTCGCAGTTTTCTCGGTGTTTATGAGGAAAATGGTGAGCAGATCCATGAAGGGCGCAACAATATCGGGGTGATCAGCCTGAACCTGCCGCGCATTGCCTTGCAGGCAAAAGGGGACGAAAACGCCTTCTGGGCCTTGCTCGATCAACGCCTGCTGCTGGCTAAAAAAGCCCTTATGACGCGTATCGCCCGGCTCGATGGCGTAAAAGCTCGCGTAGCACCCATCCTCTATATGGAAGGCGCCTGCGGCGTGCGTTTGCGGGCAGATGACGATATCAGCGAGATTTTCAAACACGGTCGTGCCTCGATTTCGCTGGGCTATATTGGCGTCCATGAAACGGTTAATGCCCTGTTTGGAAACGAGATCCACCTGTATGACTCGGCGGCGCTGCGCGATAAGGCCCTGGCGATTGTCGCTCGCCTCAAGGCAGCGACCGAAAGCTGGAAACGTGAAACCGGCTACGGCTTTAGCTTATACAGCACGCCCAGCGAAAATCTCTGCAACCGTTTCTGCCGTCTGGACAGCGCCGAGTTTGGCGTAATACCCGGCGTTACCGACAAAGGTTATTACACCAACAGTTTTCATCTTGACGTCGAGAAGAGGGTCAATCCTTACCAAAAGCTCGATTTTGAAGCGCCCTATCCACCGGTTAGCGACGGCGGATTCATCTGCTACGGCGAGTATCCCAACTTGCAGCATAACCTGCAGGCTTTGGAAGACGTGTGGGACTATAGCTATTCCCGCGTGCCCTACTACGGTACCAATACGCCGATCGATGAATGCTACGAATGCGGATTTACCGGCGAATTTTCCTGTACCAGCAAAGGGTTTACCTGCCCAAAATGCGGCAATCACGACGCCTCGAGAGTCTCGGTGACCCGCCGGGTATGCGGCTATCTCGGCAGCCCTGATGCACGGCCTTTTAATGCCGGCAAACAGGAAGAAGTTAAGCGACGCGTTAAACATCTCAGCGTAGGAAAATTGAGGTAA